Below is a genomic region from Henckelia pumila isolate YLH828 chromosome 3, ASM3356847v2, whole genome shotgun sequence.
GGAGGAAGGAAAGGTCGGATAGACAGCTTTACCTTGATATATTCAACATATGGTAATGTAATGTGCCTGCCCCTTTGTAAATTCAAGAGGAATCTCAACAGCCTCAATCGTCCAGTTCCACGGACCAATAGCAAATCCAGAGTGTTGTCATCATGCTCTGCCTTTGGGGCCACCACCTGAGAACTCAAACTTTGAACAGTTTTACACGAGTGATTGCACACCAGCACACCAAGAAATTGGCCCTTAGTTTGCACCCAATTCTCTTCAGCTTTTGGAACCATTTCCTTGTTTTCAATAGCTTCCAAATCTTCAGATGGTCTTGGGAATTCAATTGGATTTTCTACATCCCAATTAGGCTCAGTGTCCCACCGAGGCTCTGCATCCCAAATTGGACCGGGATCGGATATTGTTGATGAGATATCCTCTCTATCATTAGTTACTGTATTTCCCCAAGAAGACCTAGTGTTATCAGTTGCGATAGTTAATCCAGCCCATCCCTTATCCGTCCTTGATTTGGACCTAGTCCTGGGCCAGTTTGGAGTCCCTGTATGTGGCATTTGCGGATGGATAACTTCCGGTTCGGCCGCTAAATTGCTTCTTCCAACTGATAGCCGTTTTGACTTTGGATCTATGGCACGCACATATTCCGATGGCTCACTACTGCTATAGGTAGCATCTAAATCTCCTCCAGACATTCGACTTGGAGTCATTATTGAATCAATACTTGATAAGCTTGAGGCTCGAGGAAGGCCTTCCTTGCTTGATCTCCTCATAATATCGGTGTATAGCTCTGACATGTCAATTACCCGATCAGCTGGAATTTTAAACTCTCCAGATTCTCTTTGTGCTGGAAGATATTCCACCTCGTAACTGTACTTTGGCAAGCACAAGAATTTGAGAAAACCAGCCACAAAATAACGTAAAGGTCCAAATCGTTTCTGATATTTATCACAGAGCTCCAACACTGCAGCAAGAATCAACCTCACAATAAAAATTAAGTTTTCCTGAAATTAAGTATCATACGTCATAACTGGAAAAAAATTACTTTGCTACTTAAGGAGTATAAAATTATTGTCCAGGCTTGAATGCTGAAACATGGAGTGATTTTAGATATTACAAACGGTACCACTGTACCAGGATAATATTAAAGTTAGTTCAGTAAAGACAGTGGCATTTGGTAGGTTCACCGAAAAGACAACACAGACCAGGAAATTAGCACATTATTAGATTGAAGTAGCACTATTCATAAAAAGGGAAGAGGATTTGCTTAAGAAGGTTTACAAGtcagttaaaaaaaattaactctaCGGCAATCGACATCAAAGTTACAGAAAATCTAGAGAACACAGATCTAAAATCACATAAACTGTAGTTATGAAATAATTTCAGTCTTTTCATGTTTAATTTTAGAGATTTTGAGTAGATAAGATTCATGCATCCACATCCACCCCCGGGGAGTGTGGGAGAAGGGTGGTCAAGTTCAGTCAAATACTCAAATTACAAAGTGGTCATCGACGCAGATCAAACAAAAaagattttttcaaataatttataaaaaaggTGAAGGCCACATGTTCCTAAAATTTTCTTCCACTCTCCCAGTTCAACATCAATGAATAACCAACTCAAAATAAACGTCACTTTGAACTGCCTTctttatgataaattttattCCACTCTCCCAATCCAACATCAATGAATAACCAACTCAAAATAAACATCACTTTGAACTGACTCAAAACCTTTGATCCAAGTATCATAAAGAAGGCAGATAGGATTTAGAGATCTTAGTTCAACATATCATGGAAGAACCACCTTCAATTAAACAAATAGACATAGTTCTAATAGAATCTAAAGTACTAGATCCGGTGTTATCAGGTAAAGATGATGCATGAAGTATTActggaataaaaaaaataaccaGTAAGTTTGTTATACCATAAATGAATTCCGGGCTTATCTATCCCAAAACATCATAATGACTGTGAAACTGTATGACACTCTTAATCTGAGCCCCCAATTTAGAAGTGTAATCCACAgggaaaatatttcaaattttttataaaatacatGGAAATCTACTCAGCTATCCATATCCAGATTCAAGTACCCCATGTAAATCTAATACCCTTCTGtgaaaaattcaaagttttactAAGGTGAGAGTCTGAGACAGACCAAAGTCATCTGTATTTCCCACTGTAACTTCATATGTGGAAATGAACTTCCTGCTAATATCATGACAACAAGTTCCGTTTTAATAGTAATTATCATGTTGGAATAATCCATAGAGCGCATCTGTTTGGGAAAGACCCAGTCATCTCATATACAGAGACCAAGTGATATCACCTTTCCATTGTCCTAGAAGAACCACACATACTATTACTTCGATCTCCTATCTCTTCCATTACATTAAACTGCCTATATTGCAATGGTTCTCACATGAATCAACCAACTGTTGTCTGCAAACATCAATATATGGTAACAAATAACAAGTAACAACAACTCCACTTAGTGATCCTACAGTTACAGTATGTTGGCACAGGCAATTTGGCAAATTCTGAACTAGAAAATATTGCTAAATTAgtgtaataaaaatattaaccaTATATTAACAGATTGACAAGCAAGAATGTATCAAAAATTACTAGACCATAAGAGTTCAGCATATAATTAGTCGGCACTCAAATGTAAGAAAAATAACTATTGGATTCAATGAAACAAGCTTCGAAAAAGATAGCATGGATGGATGGAAAACAATGTCACCAACATCCCGATGAAAAtctgaaattaaaatcaaactcAAGCTTAGTGCAACTTGATTACCATCGCTGATAAAACCAAAGTATGCAACTGTCATCCCAAAATGAATTTCTCCATTGTGAATCCACTCCACAGCAAAAACATCAGTCGCAGTAAGACCTCCCTGAAACCAGCCCAAAACACTTACAGGAGATGTTTCTTATTTATATCCATTTATTTTACGTGATTAACAAATAAGAAACACTAGTTTCAAGTCATGAATCAAGCATCAAATTGTTTGTGCTTTAAAGTAATAAGAAATCATGATGATATTCCTTCTCCGTGTATCTACAGTTCTTTTCTAAATGACATGGAGTGAACAAATTTTATATCATGTGCCCCATATCTACACTCTCAGCCTAATCATAAAGTCACATGAAAAATTTCAATGCAAGCGTCAATATCCAAATACGACCCTCTAAGATAATCAACCTCAATTGACCACAATGTATGAAACCAGCTCTTTAAATATGAAATTTCAATTAACCAaattagaaaactaaaaccctttTCGGAAAAATCCAGCTTGCTAATGTTCACGAAAAGTCATTAACTTACTTTCTGACTAGGTCGATAGTGAGTTAGCATCATAAAAGTTTTTGGCATGCACACTCGTAAACTTTTAGTCCTGCGTAGATTTGATATGTGATCTTGCGTGCGAAAACGCAACTTATGACTTAGCATTAGAGTGAGTTCAATAGATTAACCTAGTCTAGGTATTTGGTATAAATATTAATGGTCAACCACAACTTTCATTCCTGACATCCTAGGGAAACAAGAGATGCCTCATAGGATACTGTtactaaaatgaaaaataaatgtccTCCAACTGTTCTAGTCTATATATGCAGCAGGCGCAATAAACAAATCAACACATCATTGATAACCACAAATATGTTTCACCCCATAATCTGCACTGGGACATTGATTGCCATGGGCACCATAAGATCCAACGGCAATCATGCCCCAGGTGTATATCGCTTGAAGTATCATATAAAGGACACCTAAAGTGCACAATAAACAACACAAAACTTAAAGAGGGTTCAATAAAAAAAGTACCTTAACTATAGCAATTGCTGCAGATATCGGGTCTCTAACCCCTACAACAGTCCAGACCAAGGAATTATCAGAGCCAGCGGGTATGATTCCAATCGGAACTGAAATGGCTTCTTTTTGATTGTCTCTACTCAGTAAACCATTCAAAACCTGCATCGAGGAAACCAGTAACAAAAACGATCAATACAAAGTAGCCTctacaaaatttgtaatacaaTCATGAACCAGAATCCATTTCTTCGTATGTGAAGCAATAAAGAACTAATGAACAGCTTTCAGAAGTGTAAGGTGTAAAGTTCAAACTAAACAGAGACATGAAAGCACAGTCAGAGATCCTCGCAAGAAATGACACAATGATCGCTTTGATGATCTGCTACTTTTTTATGTCACAAAATTTGCTAGTCACCTAGTTACTAATTTTTCAAAAGACCATAGACAACAGTAAACACAAAACTGCTGAAAGAAAACAGCAGAAAAATTAGGTTAGAGACCCCTAGACAGGAGATGAAATTTCAAATGATTTGAGAGCACAGCATTCACTTCCACTTGTCACCACAACTGTCTGAAAACTTTAAAGTGCCAAACTTTTCGAAGAACTCATAAAAATCAACAGATATCTGTTAAGAGTGTAATCCTCCAAACATTGTAATTTGCAGGAAAACAAGCATTCATACCAATAATAATCTTGTCAACCAAATTGGTCAGAATCTCACAAAACCTCCTGTTTAAACCACTAGGAAAACCACCTCGATAACTATTATGAACCCAAGTTTGGAAATTCATATTGTTCCTTCATCAATATCCAAAATGGTACACACCAACACTATACACAAAATGCACAGCCTTAAAATCAAAAAATTCTCAACACTGAGAAAATATAGTTAATCTGTCGAAAGTACTCCCTTGCTACAGTAAACAGAAAAGACAAAAGGAATCGACGAAAACCTCATTTACAATTCCATCCCCACCAACGCATATAATACCTGAAATGAGAAAGAAATCTTGGAATTAGCATTCAGATAGATCAGTGCAACTGTATCATTATTGGTTATAAAGTAAAATGGGAGTACCATCAGGGCATGTACTAAAATCAGCACTGGCTGCGAGTTTCTTAGCATGACCAGCAGATGTTGTCTCAACAACCTCTAACTCGAATCCCGCAAGCTGCAAATGAGCAAagtaaaaaaaactttaattaCTAGGCCTCATCCTGATAATGACAGAAGTGATAATTTTAAGCATTTTATGTATAATCTTCCACTAAATCATAATTTTCACTAATTCATCCagttttaaattgaaaaatcaCCTCTTTATTCTGATGCATATGTAGGACACAAGGTCGAGGgaaacatccaaatcaaatttGGAACGCcctaaacaaaattaaaaactagCATACAAACTTCTTGCAAGAGGTTGTTTGGGAAAGCTTATAAGCAAAAGCTGtttgtaaaaaaaatgaaaaaaaagtgTAAAAATAGCTTATAAGATTGAAAAATAAGCTCATTGACAATTATAAGCTGTTATAGAAAGGACTTGGGCTATCCTAACTTTTCTTCTAAGATCTAAATAATCCCCATGACTTTTATGATATCTAAAAATCTTACGATATATTGTGCAAATAGATTTCATGACTATGACATTCAAAGCACTAATtagaaataataatataaaaaaacaatatttaatGATTACACTTACACACTAGTAatagtaaaaaaattataaactatTATGCTATCTACAGCAATAATAACGGCGATAACTAATAAcgataataacaataatagaAAAAGTTCTATTTTAAAGTACACCAAAAAAAAGAGCTTATTTTGAGAATATCGCCTCCTTTTTGGTAATTATCATAATAAAAACATCTTATAataatgaacataacagattttcaaattttcttatCTTATTTTATCCGGACATCTTAGCGACTTACCATGAAAAAGATCATACAACTTATAAACTCCTAAAATAACCTATAGAAGACCTTATAAGTTGTTTGAATGAGTTTAACCAAATAGCCTCTAAGTATTCTATGAATAAATATTTTGCTCACTAAACCAAAATGGAGCGATTCTTGGGGTGTTACAGTATTTAACAATAGAACCACAAATAAGACATTTATGACTTCGTTCGATTTACTTAAATTGAGGATAACATTTGCTGATACAAATGTAGTTGTGAGAATCGGAACTGAATTACATCACAGCATTTTGGGTGCAACTCTCTCACATATCCAGTCAGAGATTATCGATGAAAAGAAAATTAAAGGACAGGGAAACAACATTCATGTATTTATTCACTAAAGCACAACATTGATGTTTATAGTAAATGAAACAAAATGAAAGGAATGTTAATATTTATCACTAAAGCTCTCAATtatctgtttcttcttcttcttcaatccAATTAAATTCGAACTACAAGTAAAAGTTCATGGACCTCAAAGTCTCCACATGCAATGCAGGTTATAAAGCATTATCTACATCCTGAAGCTCAAGGGGGGGAAAGACAACTTACTTTAAATATGGGTTCGACCAGGCCATGAAATACTTTTTTTGAACGACCACGCCCAGACCGAGGGTTTAAAATGACAAGCATTTTGGGCCGACTCTTACATCTTATATATGACTCAGGAGGGAATTCGTTGAAAAGTTGATCCGAACTCTGCTTCTTAGAAGCCATAGGATGAGGCAAGCAATTCACGAAACACTGCTGATCTGCAAAAGCATTAACCCACTGAAGTGCATCCTCTGAGTTACGAGCTAAAAAGCGATGGTCTTTGCGAATTCTCCCACTTTTGATAAAAAGGCCACCACACGAACCCTTTCTTAATGGATAAGCATGCAAAGTAAAATGTCTAAGACCAACACAGTAAGATAGCTGCAAAACAAAATAGATTTTGATTCCAAATCAGGAAAGTTGGGATAACTTGAACAAAATTAATAATGAGCCAATAGAAGATTACCGAAACCACATCTTCTAGACGCAACATTTCCGAACCCCAAATCAATGCCTTGCTTGTCAGTTTAGCATCGACTGCATCTATTTCGTTTTTATCTGATGCTTGCATCTCAGAATTCTTACTAGATCCCCTTTTGTCCAATGATAGTTTCCCAGAAAACACTTCATATCCCAGTAAGTCAGATTGCTCATCCCCGATATCTATCTTGTGTTCCACTCTCTTAGCCTTGTCAGAGTGATCATTGTTGACACTATTATCACCACTTGTGGCAGCCCTCCCTCTACTACGTTTTTCTGGAAACACAACTGGGGATGTTTGTTGTGCAGTTGAAATTTGAGAACAAAGCCCCAGACGACGAAGAGACTGTGAAGTTGTCAGTCTCAAAGAACTATTCTTAGCGAGACTCCCATTCTTCTGCATATTGACTTAGGGATGTTGGAGAAGGAACATTTAACTATACATATGTACAACCTTTTGACCAGAGATTTAGTTTCCAAAAAGAGAGCACGAGCACAAGTCCTCCTGCATTATTTGTCACGTATGTTTCACCATTACGAAAATACTCCAAATTTCATATGCAAATAAATCAAAACTAATCACATGGTAGGCATTGCTTTAATGGGTCCTGACTATTATCATAAAATCTAAGCACGTATTGGTGGTAAGTGGTTAAAGCCTTTACTTCTCCCACCCAGGTTATTAGATCCCTTAGTGGGGTAGACGACCTCTGAGGAGTGATTCTCTAGGGTGGAAAAAGCAGGGATGTGTGGGCAAAAGGACATGCTTAGAATACATGTGATTCGTGCTACTgctatggttttttttttttggataagaAACGAAAtcattatatatacatatacatacatacatatatttatatattttattttttttttatcagaaacacaaatattattaataattaaaaggattaaaatacaatatatatatatatatataaatcatgtATAGTTACAAAAGGCGGATAAGATATCCGCACACGGAGCCCCTAAAACTCAAAACAACATATTCGTGCTACTGCTATGTTGATAAAATCGAGAATAAAAAAACTTCAAACAAAGTCATCAGAAAACTATTTATTGTTGCAACATTAACGGGGTTGTCGACATGCTCATCCTCTGGTAACTTCGGGTAGAATTAATAAGCCTTTATAATATCATACAACTCCATGAGTGACAAATAAATAACTTATGCACAACAAAGTTTGTGAGAGCTTATAATGCTTATCAGTCGCCAATTCCATACAATCTGCCAAATAACACAAAACTGAAATGCATGCTTGTAAAACAGAATCCAAACAGTAGGTTCCATCACAATTCACTCAGTATCATAGAAACCCTGTTTCAAAAGATCGACAAAAACATCAAGCGAAAAATGGCAGCTTAGCATATAGAGCTTGCAATGGAATGGAAAAGCCACCTTGAGTTCACAATGAAAGAAATAAAATCACTATTGCAAGTTGCAACCAAATAATTGAGAAACAGCTACCTATCA
It encodes:
- the LOC140890852 gene encoding sphingoid long-chain bases kinase 1, translating into MQKNGSLAKNSSLRLTTSQSLRRLGLCSQISTAQQTSPVVFPEKRSRGRAATSGDNSVNNDHSDKAKRVEHKIDIGDEQSDLLGYEVFSGKLSLDKRGSSKNSEMQASDKNEIDAVDAKLTSKALIWGSEMLRLEDVVSLSYCVGLRHFTLHAYPLRKGSCGGLFIKSGRIRKDHRFLARNSEDALQWVNAFADQQCFVNCLPHPMASKKQSSDQLFNEFPPESYIRCKSRPKMLVILNPRSGRGRSKKVFHGLVEPIFKLAGFELEVVETTSAGHAKKLAASADFSTCPDGIICVGGDGIVNEVLNGLLSRDNQKEAISVPIGIIPAGSDNSLVWTVVGVRDPISAAIAIVKGGLTATDVFAVEWIHNGEIHFGMTVAYFGFISDVLELCDKYQKRFGPLRYFVAGFLKFLCLPKYSYEVEYLPAQRESGEFKIPADRVIDMSELYTDIMRRSSKEGLPRASSLSSIDSIMTPSRMSGGDLDATYSSSEPSEYVRAIDPKSKRLSVGRSNLAAEPEVIHPQMPHTGTPNWPRTRSKSRTDKGWAGLTIATDNTRSSWGNTVTNDREDISSTISDPGPIWDAEPRWDTEPNWDVENPIEFPRPSEDLEAIENKEMVPKAEENWVQTKGQFLGVLVCNHSCKTVQSLSSQVVAPKAEHDDNTLDLLLVRGTGRLRLLRFLLNLQRGRHITLPYVEYIKVKSVKVKPGKRTHNGCGIDGELFPVNGQAICSLLPEQCRLIGRSSRSSK